In the genome of Deinococcus seoulensis, the window GCTGGCCTCAGTCAGAGCGTCACGTACATCAAGGACTTCAATGGATTCTTCTTGGAGTAGCCCGAGCAGATCATCGCGCAACTCGTTGTCACCACGGTTGTTCGTAAACACGGTGAAACGCCCCTGCGCGAGTAACGGATCGTCAGCACGGCGCGCGTCCGTTACGGTCTGCCGGAAAGCATTGACCTGACTGGACGCCTTGCGTCGATCGACGTCGAACGCGACGGCCTGATAGCAGTGCCACACACCGTTCTGGTAGGCCAGATCCACCACCGGCTCGGAGCGAACGGGCAGGATGTAGTCCTCTTTGAGACCCAGTCTGAACAGGCCACTCTGGTTGAAGACGGACCTCACTTCGTCACGGATGACGGTGCGGCCACGCTGAGGCGCTGTCCGTTCAGCCCTGACGTCCTCCACCAACTGCGTGAAGAGCATCTGGAGGAGCCCGGCAGCATCCGACACGGCTGCAGGCCTGGGCGCCGTCAACTGCAGGTTATTGGCGGCGTAGGCAACGGTGAAGTCCCGGAAGCGCTCTTCTGTCCACTCGTACTCGCTGTAGCGCGTGAGCGCTCCGCTCAGTGCCTTCACGGCATGCCGCACGAATGCGCCGTCCCCTCCGGGCAGCAGTTTGACGCGTGAGCCCTCACCAAAGGAGGACAGCGCCCGGAGGCCGTGCCAGTTCTGACCAGGGCTGACCACGAGGACACCCACGTTCACGAACTCTTCACGCAGGATGTTGGGCACATACCGGATGACTGAGTACAGCGTCCGCCCCTGCGTCACTGTCTTGCAATCATTGTCAGTCTGCCTATTCATTCCCACCACTCCTGTCCTGGACGCTGAAACCGTGCCTCAAAGTAATCGGGGAGGGCCTGGGCACGGGTGAGCAAGTAGTTTACCAATGCAGTGTGTTCCGCAACCGTAACCCCCCACTCCCGGGGTAGGCCATCTATTACAGACTGAACGATTGCCTCTGTCATACCACTGACAGCGTCGAGATACGGCGCAAAGTCGGCCGGACGCACCGCCCTGAATAGATCGGCCGGTGACATGCTGTACGGCAGAGGCGCTGCGGCGTCCGGCAACCTGGGATCAAGGAGATCACCCAGGCCCCAGATGGCGCTGCGAAAGGCCATTCCCATGTCCATCAGGTACAAGCTGGACCGCCCACTGCGCCGGACCAGCAGAATATTCGGGTTCAGGGGCTTGCGGTCACGCTGATCCAGCCAGGCATCCAGCACAGCC includes:
- a CDS encoding HipA family kinase → MTGPGQRIPQAELYFGPVGRGNSQPQKFLLSDQLGLCAVKFQQNPQGPRMLVNEWIGHGLAAQLGIRHAAYGLVDVPADALPHDGCIRITDDDGDEVRLLPGLHFYSQWLEPADDLKPEDLTLGSMMADIGMLAGVAVLDAWLDQRDRKPLNPNILLVRRSGRSSLYLMDMGMAFRSAIWGLGDLLDPRLPDAAAPLPYSMSPADLFRAVRPADFAPYLDAVSGMTEAIVQSVIDGLPREWGVTVAEHTALVNYLLTRAQALPDYFEARFQRPGQEWWE
- a CDS encoding DUF3037 domain-containing protein: MNRQTDNDCKTVTQGRTLYSVIRYVPNILREEFVNVGVLVVSPGQNWHGLRALSSFGEGSRVKLLPGGDGAFVRHAVKALSGALTRYSEYEWTEERFRDFTVAYAANNLQLTAPRPAAVSDAAGLLQMLFTQLVEDVRAERTAPQRGRTVIRDEVRSVFNQSGLFRLGLKEDYILPVRSEPVVDLAYQNGVWHCYQAVAFDVDRRKASSQVNAFRQTVTDARRADDPLLAQGRFTVFTNNRGDNELRDDLLGLLQEESIEVLDVRDALTEASKIAHDLRSHDLIPRPQA